A region from the Malus domestica chromosome 07, GDT2T_hap1 genome encodes:
- the LOC103420539 gene encoding protein NRT1/ PTR FAMILY 5.4-like: protein MNIASTAHGKPSTGGWNAAIFIILVEVAQQFAFYGLASNLIMYLTDVLDQPLATAAKNVNTWLGVSSVFPVVGAFLADSYFGRFKTIVFSVTIYFLGMVLLTLSVSVIPSQSRRAMFFVALYILSVAQGGQKPCVQTFAADQFDENTPEEIKVKSSFFNWWYLGLVFGATSATLGVVYLQDNVGWGLGFGILAGVLVLSLVSFLVGTKRYRKQRPPGSPFTTVAQVLVAAARKWHVIETLNCEGVYYGDEKGEAMLQRQSQPLVLARTNQLRCLDKAMIIDEQDASTKTRNPWRLCSLNQVEEVKLVLRLIPIWLSCLMFGVIQAQLHTFFTKQSSTTIRSIGPHFQVPAASLQGLVGIAILIAVPIYDRVFVPVARKHTGHPSGITVLQRIGIGLVLSILLMVVSALVEAKRLNIAKDYNLIDKPKAIIPMRVWWLLPQYLILGLADAFTTVGLQELFYDQMPEQMRSMGAAASMSVVGVGSFTSNWIISAAELITSRNGNKWLGDNINRAHLDYFYWVLAVLSTLNFCVYGVIASAFVYKKVEREDKVKTELTLVKNHDGEI from the exons ATGAATATTGCTTCTACTGCACATGGAAAACCCAGTACGGGTGGCTGGAATGCTGCTATTTTCATCATCT tggTTGAGGTGGCCCAGCAGTTCGCATTCTATGGGTTGGCAAGTAACCTCATCATGTACCTCACAGATGTTTTGGACCAGCCCTTAGCCACGGCGGCTAAGAATGTTAACACCTGGCTTGGTGTTTCATCAGTCTTCCCTGTCGTCGGAGCCTTCCTTGCAGATTCATATTTTGGTCGGTTCAAAACCATCGTCTTCTCTGTCACCATCTATTTCCTG GGCATGGTTCTTTTGACTCTCTCCGTCTCAGTAATTCCTTCACAAAGTCGCCGAGCAATGTTCTTTGTGGCGCTATACATTTTATCGGTGGCTCAAGGTGGGCAGAAGCCATGCGTGCAAACGTTTGCAGCAGACCAGTTCGATGAGAACACGCCGGAAGAGATAAAGGTCAAGAGCTCCTTCTTCAACTGGTGGTACTTGGGGTTGGTGTTCGGTGCCACTTCTGCCACACTAGGAGTTGTATATCTCCAG GATAATGTTGGGTGGGGATTAGGGTTTGGAATATTGGcaggggttttggttttgtcaCTAGTATCGTTCTTGGTGGGAACTAAGAGGTACAGGAAGCAAAGGCCTCCAGGGAGCCCTTTTACAACGGTGGCACAAGTACTCGTTGCAGCAGCTCGGAAATGGCATGTCATTGAGACACTCAATTGCGAGGGAGTTTACTATGGAGATGAGAAGGGTGAAGCCATGCTACAACGTCAGTCGCAGCCTCTAGTTTTGGCTCGTACTAATCAACTCAG ATGCTTGGACAAGGCAATGATCATAGACGAACAAGATGCATCAACGAAAACTAGAAATCCATGGAGGCTATGCTCTCTTAATCAAGTGGAAGAAGTGAAGCTTGTCCTTCGACTCATCCCCATATGGTTGAGTTGCCTAATGTTTGGTGTAATCCAAGCCCAACTTCACACCTTTTTCACCAAACAAAGTAGCACAACCATCCGATCGATCGGTCCCCATTTCCAGGTTCCTGCGGCATCACTTCAAGGCCTCGTTGGCATTGCAATCCTAATCGCCGTTCCAATCTACGACCGGGTTTTTGTCCCAGTAGCCAGAAAACATACGGGACACCCTTCGGGTATTACTGTGCTACAAAGAATCGGCATTGGGCTCGTTCTATCCATACTCCTTATGGTTGTGTCGGCTCTAGTAGAGGCCAAAAGGCTCAACATTGCAAAAGACTACAATCTCATTGATAAACCTAAAGCAATAATACCCATGAGGGTATGGTGGTTACTCCCACAATACTTGATTCTTGGCCTCGCAGATGCATTCACCACGGTTGGACTTCAAGAATTGTTCTACGATCAAATGCCGGAGCAAATGAGAAGCATGGGAGCGGCAGCGTCTATGAGTGTTGTAGGAGTTGGTAGCTTCACTAGCAATTGGATTATATCTGCTGCGGAGTTAATTACCTCAAGAAATGGAAACAAATGGCTTGGTGACAATATCAATAGGGCTCACCTCGATTACTTCTATTGGGTGCTGGCAGTTTTGAGCACActaaatttttgtgtttatggGGTAATTGCAAGTGCTTTTGTGTACAAAAAGGTCGAAAGAGAAGACAAGGTGAAGACGGAGTTGACCCTTGTAAAGAACCATGATGGAGAGATATGA